From Rhodovibrio salinarum DSM 9154:
CCGACCCGAGCGCTTCCACCCGCCGGAACCATCTCTCCGGGCCATCCGCATTCCAGCGTGGGGTTACCGCGCATGCAGTACCTGTATTTCGTCGACCGGCTCAGCATGTTCACCGGCAAGGCGTTTGCCTGGTGCATCATCATCCTGACGTTGGGCGGGAGTTACGAGGTCTTCGTTCGCTACCTGCTGAACTCGCCGACCGGCTGGGCGTACGACATGAGCTACATCATGTACGGCGCCCTGTTCCTGATGGCCGGGCCCTATGCCCTGTCGCGCGACGGGCACGTTCGTGGCGACGTCGTCTACCGGTTGTTTCCGCAGCGCGTGCAGGCAGGCATCGACATGCTTCTGCACATCGTCTTCCTGCTGCCGGGCGTGGCCGCGATGATGTATCAGGGTGCGTTTTATGCGCAGGAGAGCTGGACGTACATGGAAACGTCCATCTTCTCGCCGATGGGCATCCCGATCTATCCGCTTAAAACCCTGATTCCGTTTGCCGGTCTGTTGCTGTTTCTGCAGGGCACAGCCGAGGTCACGCGCTGCGTGTGGTGCATGAAGCACGGCTATTGGCCGCAACGTTTGCGCGACGTCGAGGAAACCGAGACCGCCATTATGCACCAACAAGAAGCCGAGCACGGTGACAAGCTCGGGACGGGAGGCCAGGCATGACCGATCCCCAGGTCGGCATCCTGATGATGGTGTTGTTCATCTTCACCATCCTGTTGGGGTATCCGATCGCCTTCACGCTGCTCGCCATGGGCCTGATCTTTGGCTTCTACGCCATGGGCGACCGCGTCTTCGACCTGATGGTCCAGAACACCTTCGACGTGATGGC
This genomic window contains:
- a CDS encoding TRAP transporter small permease subunit → MQYLYFVDRLSMFTGKAFAWCIIILTLGGSYEVFVRYLLNSPTGWAYDMSYIMYGALFLMAGPYALSRDGHVRGDVVYRLFPQRVQAGIDMLLHIVFLLPGVAAMMYQGAFYAQESWTYMETSIFSPMGIPIYPLKTLIPFAGLLLFLQGTAEVTRCVWCMKHGYWPQRLRDVEETETAIMHQQEAEHGDKLGTGGQA